Proteins from a single region of Catenulispora acidiphila DSM 44928:
- a CDS encoding allophanate hydrolase, whose amino-acid sequence MSAVERVRSAYETLRRVDRPEVWISLRAEADVLSEAAAIDARVAAGARLPLAGLAAAVKDNIDVAGLATTAGTAAFAYSPEADAVAVARLRAAGAVVLGKTNLDQFATGLVGTRSPFGAVRNAWDPARISGGSSSGSAVAVALGVVDIALGTDTAGSGRVPAALNGVVGVKPTRALVPTTGVVPACRSLDCVTVFARDLALARLAAGIMAQDDDRDRAVLPAVPKVAIPAPEHLAGLAEGWAEAFAAAVGRVRDTGAEIVEVDITPLLEAANLLYGGAFVAERYAAVGGFIQDNRALIGGDLDPTVASIILAGASWSAAELFGDRERLEALAAAGLAALAGCDALLTPTTTAHPTLAEVAAEPVAVNARLGRFTNFANLLDLAALAVPAGEVHGLPFGVMFTGRAFSDRALAELAGRLLSPRVELAVFGAHLRGQPLNAQLVAAGGTFVADIRTAAEYRFYALATDPPKPGLVRVAGVAPGVAPAVVPEGASISGELWSLPAAGFATFVASLPQPMTIGRVSLSDGGTAPGFLCEPSAVVGAADITASGGWRAHLRDKTAAERMPVQEAHAG is encoded by the coding sequence GTGAGCGCCGTGGAGCGGGTCCGGTCGGCGTACGAGACGCTGCGCCGGGTGGACCGGCCGGAGGTGTGGATCAGCCTGCGTGCCGAGGCGGACGTCCTTTCCGAGGCCGCGGCGATCGACGCGCGCGTGGCGGCCGGCGCACGCCTGCCGCTGGCCGGGCTCGCCGCCGCGGTCAAGGACAACATCGACGTCGCCGGGCTCGCCACGACAGCCGGCACGGCGGCCTTCGCCTACAGTCCGGAGGCTGACGCCGTCGCGGTGGCCAGACTCCGGGCCGCCGGAGCGGTCGTCCTGGGCAAGACGAACCTCGACCAGTTCGCGACCGGGCTCGTGGGAACCAGGAGCCCGTTCGGCGCCGTGCGCAACGCCTGGGACCCGGCGCGGATCTCGGGGGGATCGAGCTCGGGGTCCGCGGTGGCGGTCGCGCTGGGCGTCGTCGACATCGCGCTCGGGACGGACACCGCCGGCTCCGGCCGGGTGCCGGCGGCGCTGAACGGCGTCGTGGGCGTGAAGCCCACGCGGGCCCTGGTGCCGACGACCGGTGTCGTGCCTGCCTGCCGGTCGCTGGACTGCGTCACCGTCTTCGCCCGCGATCTGGCGCTGGCCCGGCTCGCCGCGGGGATCATGGCGCAGGACGACGATCGGGACCGGGCCGTACTTCCGGCGGTGCCGAAGGTGGCGATCCCGGCTCCCGAGCACCTCGCCGGACTGGCCGAGGGCTGGGCCGAGGCTTTCGCGGCCGCCGTCGGACGTGTGCGGGACACCGGCGCGGAGATCGTCGAGGTGGATATCACGCCTCTGTTGGAAGCGGCGAACCTGTTGTACGGCGGCGCGTTCGTCGCCGAGCGTTACGCCGCGGTCGGCGGCTTCATCCAGGACAACCGCGCGCTGATCGGCGGCGACCTTGATCCGACCGTCGCCTCGATCATCCTGGCCGGAGCGTCGTGGAGTGCCGCCGAGCTGTTCGGCGACCGGGAACGCCTGGAAGCGCTGGCCGCAGCGGGTCTGGCGGCGCTCGCCGGCTGCGACGCCCTGCTGACGCCCACGACGACGGCGCATCCGACGCTCGCGGAGGTCGCCGCCGAACCGGTCGCGGTCAACGCCCGGCTGGGCCGGTTCACCAACTTCGCGAATCTGCTGGACCTGGCAGCTTTGGCCGTCCCGGCCGGCGAGGTCCACGGCCTGCCCTTCGGCGTGATGTTCACCGGCCGGGCCTTCAGCGACCGGGCGCTGGCCGAGCTTGCCGGGCGTCTGCTCTCCCCGCGCGTGGAGTTGGCGGTGTTCGGCGCGCACCTTCGCGGCCAGCCCCTCAACGCGCAGTTGGTCGCGGCGGGCGGGACGTTCGTCGCGGACATCCGGACCGCTGCGGAGTATCGGTTTTACGCGTTGGCCACCGATCCGCCGAAGCCGGGGCTGGTCCGGGTCGCCGGGGTGGCGCCGGGGGTTGCGCCAGCGGTGGTGCCGGAGGGCGCTTCCATCAGCGGCGAGCTCTGGTCGTTGCCCGCGGCGGGCTTCGCGACATTCGTCGCCTCGTTGCCGCAGCCGATGACGATCGGCAGAGTGTCCCTGAGCGACGGCGGCACGGCGCCCGGATTCCTGTGCGAGCCCTCGGCCGTCGTCGGCGCCGCGGACATCACCGCCTCCGGGGGCTGGCGCGCGCACCTGCGCGATAAGACGGCGGCGGAGCGGATGCCGGTCCAGGAGGCGCACGCGGGATGA
- a CDS encoding helix-turn-helix domain-containing protein, with product MDIVSKTIANSRPGRPRAVPDLAPELAPREQILLAAAALFVEQGFAGTSTRAIAEAVGIRQASLYYHFAGKDDILAELLDRSVRPSTDIAGRLERAAGADPSAAAAALYALAEADVRLLTETPHNIGSLYLMPEVRDPRFDSFRTARDELQATYGRLALLAQAAANRPDQEPPLSPTTLGALLIQVVEVVIPLRRREDAAPEPDPAAIAAAVLRLVGLDHEEIRAARRGAGEFAGT from the coding sequence ATGGACATCGTGAGTAAGACCATTGCGAACAGCCGTCCCGGCCGCCCGCGCGCCGTCCCGGACCTCGCGCCGGAACTGGCTCCCCGGGAGCAGATCCTGCTGGCCGCCGCGGCTCTGTTCGTGGAACAGGGCTTCGCCGGCACGTCGACGCGCGCGATCGCCGAAGCCGTGGGCATCCGCCAGGCGTCGCTGTACTACCACTTCGCGGGCAAGGACGACATCCTCGCCGAGTTGCTGGACCGCTCGGTCCGCCCCAGCACCGACATCGCCGGCCGCTTGGAGCGCGCGGCCGGCGCCGACCCCTCGGCCGCCGCCGCAGCCCTGTACGCCCTGGCCGAAGCCGACGTCAGGCTGCTGACCGAAACCCCCCACAACATCGGCAGCCTCTACCTCATGCCCGAGGTCCGCGACCCCCGCTTCGACAGCTTCCGCACCGCCCGCGACGAACTCCAAGCCACCTACGGCCGCCTCGCCCTGCTCGCCCAAGCCGCCGCCAACCGCCCCGACCAAGAGCCCCCGCTCTCGCCGACAACCCTGGGCGCCCTGCTCATCCAGGTGGTGGAGGTCGTCATACCGCTGCGCCGCCGCGAGGACGCGGCGCCCGAACCGGACCCGGCGGCGATCGCAGCAGCGGTGCTGCGCCTGGTCGGTCTGGACCACGAGGAGATCCGCGCGGCGCGCCGCGGCGCAGGGGAGTTCGCCGGTACGTGA
- a CDS encoding type 2 lanthipeptide synthetase LanM family protein: MSVAETWRYPQNPAHLEWAAFAARVLAGAAGDGAEPGDDRAGVRGLIPVVEPFARAAAEVARWEIGREVGHSIEPGSGGGSELDVDAVAAGFREALAVRLARLAARTLVLELNTARVSGRLGAADAERRFAEFVRAASGRAGLAMLQRRYPVLIRLLAQTCLGRAAALAELVRRFRADRPELVRVLLHGVDPGPLLAVDGFAGDGHRGGRAVAVLRFADAALVYKPRPVGVHRVFNEVAQWCNSRLAPWDLRTLGVVERAGYGWTEFVAPEGTDPDGLDRFYHRHGVLLALLYVLDGTDIHFENVIAHRDHPVLVDVETLFHPRFGRSPDPAAAALAESVYRTMLLPRMVVGDDSVLDISGLGGERAGRWPLAAPDWAGAGTDRMRLVRRPPGFAGAANRPSLAGTKADATKTEAEPGRYAEAVVEGFGAAYDLIQGSQSAWIGPGGLLGRFAEHEVRVLIRDTAAYAVLLDESTHPDLMREEERYHRTFRELREQLGLTVALGEPADDDLADDELAELLAGDIPVFTARPGSADLWSGPGRRRPDALAETGLAAAERRVRALSRADRDRQEWIIRSALAARSPDPPHRFRAGPPAAPPSAAGPKHLLTAARDIGDRLLAQACRAAADERAASEERINWLGLELLADRFPHFGPLGASLGTGYCGVALFLAQLAAVTGDADYARAARQAVRPLPGLLARLADRPDRLAAIGSGAWAGLGGISYGLAHIGALISELEFAEAAILATDLAARAAADETEHGVHGGTAGGLAALLAVHQTTGSAQAWDAATACADRLVTSQVMADQAGAGADHIAPDHPDPAAAASAHATRHQPHHHPEPSDPTPPTGFSHGPAGIGWALTRFADAGGGSRYAEAGLTALRRAVAQHTDAPGTDPSWCRGLAGVALAVADCPRAQTDPDLSGFLAAAVHRVRELPAPADPGLCHGGSGVLELLAAMGESVDGYAGRLLAAAEASDGAPAASPGLLSGLSGLGHGLLRAGFGKLVAPVLLLRLPGG; the protein is encoded by the coding sequence GTGTCCGTGGCAGAAACCTGGCGATATCCACAGAACCCTGCTCACTTGGAGTGGGCGGCGTTTGCCGCGCGGGTTCTGGCGGGCGCCGCCGGGGACGGCGCTGAGCCGGGCGACGATCGGGCCGGGGTCAGGGGTCTGATTCCGGTGGTCGAGCCGTTCGCGCGGGCGGCGGCGGAGGTGGCGCGCTGGGAGATTGGGCGGGAGGTCGGCCACAGCATCGAACCAGGGTCCGGCGGTGGATCGGAGCTGGACGTCGACGCGGTGGCGGCTGGGTTCCGGGAGGCGCTGGCCGTGCGGCTGGCGCGGTTGGCGGCGCGCACGCTGGTGCTGGAGTTGAACACGGCGCGGGTGTCCGGGCGGCTGGGCGCTGCTGATGCCGAGCGGCGGTTCGCCGAGTTCGTCCGGGCGGCGTCGGGGCGTGCCGGGCTGGCCATGCTTCAGCGGCGGTATCCGGTGCTGATACGGCTGCTGGCTCAGACCTGTCTGGGGCGGGCGGCGGCGCTGGCGGAGCTGGTGCGGCGGTTCCGGGCTGATCGGCCGGAGCTGGTCAGGGTGTTGTTGCACGGTGTCGATCCGGGTCCGCTGCTGGCCGTGGACGGCTTCGCCGGCGACGGGCACCGAGGCGGACGGGCTGTGGCCGTGCTGCGGTTCGCCGACGCGGCGCTGGTGTACAAGCCGCGGCCGGTGGGGGTGCACCGGGTGTTCAACGAGGTGGCACAGTGGTGCAACTCGCGGCTGGCGCCGTGGGATCTGCGCACGCTCGGCGTGGTGGAGCGGGCCGGCTACGGCTGGACCGAGTTTGTCGCGCCGGAGGGTACCGACCCGGACGGCCTGGACCGCTTCTACCACCGGCACGGCGTGCTGCTGGCACTGCTGTACGTGCTCGACGGCACTGACATCCACTTCGAGAACGTCATCGCGCATCGGGATCACCCTGTGCTGGTGGACGTGGAGACGTTGTTCCATCCGCGGTTCGGCCGCAGCCCGGATCCGGCCGCGGCGGCGCTCGCCGAGTCGGTGTACCGCACGATGCTGCTGCCGCGCATGGTGGTCGGCGACGATTCCGTGCTCGACATCTCGGGGCTGGGCGGGGAGCGCGCCGGCCGGTGGCCGCTGGCGGCGCCGGACTGGGCCGGCGCCGGGACCGACCGGATGCGGCTGGTGCGGCGGCCGCCGGGGTTCGCGGGAGCGGCGAACCGGCCGAGTTTGGCCGGGACGAAGGCGGACGCGACGAAGACTGAGGCGGAGCCGGGCCGGTACGCCGAGGCGGTGGTTGAGGGGTTCGGCGCGGCCTATGACCTGATCCAGGGTTCGCAGAGCGCGTGGATCGGGCCGGGCGGACTGCTAGGCCGGTTCGCAGAGCACGAAGTCAGGGTACTGATTCGGGACACGGCGGCGTACGCTGTGCTGCTGGACGAATCCACCCACCCGGACCTGATGCGCGAGGAGGAACGGTACCACCGGACGTTCCGCGAGCTGCGGGAGCAACTGGGGCTGACCGTTGCCCTCGGTGAGCCGGCTGACGACGATCTAGCTGACGACGAGCTGGCCGAGCTGCTGGCCGGCGACATCCCGGTGTTCACGGCCCGGCCGGGGAGCGCAGACCTGTGGAGCGGGCCGGGTCGGCGGCGGCCTGACGCCCTCGCCGAGACCGGGCTGGCCGCGGCGGAGCGCCGGGTGCGAGCCCTGAGCCGGGCCGACCGGGACCGGCAGGAGTGGATCATCCGGTCCGCGCTGGCCGCCCGCTCGCCTGACCCGCCGCACCGGTTCCGGGCCGGGCCGCCCGCCGCCCCGCCGTCCGCGGCCGGACCCAAGCACCTGCTCACAGCCGCGCGAGACATCGGAGACCGGCTCCTCGCGCAGGCCTGCCGGGCTGCCGCTGATGAACGTGCCGCGTCCGAGGAGCGGATCAACTGGCTCGGGCTGGAACTGCTGGCCGACCGGTTCCCGCACTTCGGCCCACTCGGCGCGAGCCTGGGCACCGGCTACTGCGGCGTGGCCCTGTTCCTGGCGCAGCTGGCGGCCGTCACCGGGGACGCCGACTACGCACGGGCCGCGCGGCAGGCGGTGCGGCCACTGCCCGGCCTGCTGGCCCGGCTGGCAGACCGGCCCGACCGGCTCGCCGCGATCGGCTCCGGAGCCTGGGCCGGGCTGGGCGGGATCAGCTACGGCCTGGCGCATATCGGTGCTCTGATATCAGAGCTCGAATTCGCCGAGGCGGCCATCCTCGCCACCGATCTCGCCGCCCGCGCGGCAGCGGACGAAACCGAGCACGGCGTCCACGGCGGCACAGCCGGCGGCCTCGCCGCGCTACTTGCCGTGCATCAGACCACTGGCTCGGCGCAGGCATGGGACGCGGCAACGGCTTGTGCCGACCGGCTCGTCACCAGCCAGGTCATGGCGGACCAAGCTGGCGCTGGAGCTGACCACATCGCACCCGACCACCCCGACCCCGCCGCAGCCGCCTCCGCACACGCCACCCGGCACCAACCCCACCACCATCCCGAACCCTCGGACCCGACCCCGCCGACAGGCTTCAGCCACGGCCCGGCCGGCATCGGCTGGGCCCTGACCCGCTTCGCGGACGCGGGCGGCGGGAGCCGCTACGCCGAGGCGGGCCTGACCGCGCTGCGCCGCGCAGTGGCTCAGCACACCGATGCGCCCGGCACCGACCCATCCTGGTGCCGCGGCCTGGCCGGGGTGGCGCTGGCGGTCGCCGACTGTCCGCGCGCGCAGACCGATCCGGACCTGTCCGGGTTCCTCGCCGCGGCGGTCCACCGGGTCCGGGAGCTGCCCGCTCCGGCCGACCCCGGTCTGTGCCATGGCGGGTCCGGCGTCCTGGAACTGCTTGCGGCCATGGGCGAGTCCGTGGACGGATACGCTGGTCGGCTGCTCGCCGCCGCCGAGGCGTCCGACGGCGCGCCGGCCGCCAGTCCCGGACTGCTGTCCGGGCTGTCCGGGCTCGGGCACGGCCTGCTGCGCGCTGGTTTCGGAAAACTGGTGGCTCCGGTCTTGCTTCTTCGGCTTCCTGGTGGATGA
- a CDS encoding helix-turn-helix transcriptional regulator, protein MRSYCPVLIGRAEELRVLTSALSAVREGTGGSVFLLGEPGIGKSRLAEECVDAARAAGLRILRGHCGPLGAATPFRPLVEAVSSQLRTGHVPRSPGLHPYRATLGRLFPELRVPGTPAPADLVEVCEALLRLLAAFGEESEGSETGDAGAGTSKADGALLVLEDLHDADRETLAVVEYLVNHLHGVRVLLVATLRSEPGAAADLVGRVTRRRAGTVLELDPLGSAEVADIAARCLAAAGPGGVPAAVAEYVERYGAGNPYLVEELLSDLLDAGLLRATSQGWRTAGKPQVTVPRSIVEAHARRLDRLDSGSRDLLRTAALLGHRFSLPALQTVTGLADPDLFGRVHVAIDAGFVLPDSAAPDWYSFRHALTAEAVRATLLPGEQAALARRAVGALEAADPALPDERCHLAAALSRIAGNPRAAARYYAEAGRRALADGATETAVALLEHAHDNVPPAERAAVDAALIEALIEADHLDRALTLMDTAEYSAGIATGRRIALHSQIAWISAMAGRRPEAAAQLATARRLWAGSGDADGEGDGNGDSDGDSGSELTPPPELLLAEAYCVFLQGDGDAAQRRTEAERFARLAAAEAERRSSPVMVCLASQLSALLAREQGFDVANRILERILAVAEANDLPLWRAEAMVCIAGNDFMSTGSGHLLEQARDISFQTGSVSRGLVMENGLALHAVLAADHERAGEILARCRAGTIQVRGLGDERYPVLVAAMSAAHRGLRAAMDRELAVFAEHDDPSPLVPLKLGLCRAFCALLEEDRSLALAELDALDTWLDANPSPFYLAGRHGLRPLLMTLEGRWTRDRYEQAASGPGARLRWNAQFLHLADAVLLGREGRAEAAAAAVDTAVAAAAPFPMARALGLRLVGEAAVADGWGEPDRWLRTAEEYFHARDVHPVAGRCRALLRQAGVRVAQRRDSSEQIPAVLRERGVTVREYQVFALLPGRPTNKDIARWLVISPRTVEKHVASLIIKAGQADRTNLCAYAAELARGGARQG, encoded by the coding sequence ATGCGGTCGTACTGCCCTGTCCTGATCGGCCGTGCCGAGGAACTGCGGGTGCTCACGAGCGCGCTGTCCGCGGTGCGGGAGGGCACCGGCGGCTCGGTGTTCCTGCTCGGCGAGCCGGGCATCGGCAAGTCGCGGCTCGCCGAGGAGTGCGTCGACGCGGCGCGCGCCGCCGGCCTGCGGATCCTGCGCGGTCACTGCGGGCCGCTGGGGGCGGCCACGCCGTTCCGGCCGCTGGTGGAGGCGGTGTCCTCGCAGCTGCGCACCGGCCACGTGCCGCGCAGCCCTGGCCTGCACCCGTACCGGGCCACGCTGGGCCGGCTGTTTCCAGAGCTGCGGGTGCCGGGCACTCCCGCGCCGGCCGACCTGGTCGAAGTCTGCGAGGCGCTGCTGCGGTTGCTGGCCGCGTTCGGCGAGGAGAGCGAGGGCTCAGAGACCGGCGATGCGGGCGCCGGGACCAGCAAAGCCGACGGCGCGCTGCTGGTCCTGGAGGATCTGCACGACGCCGACCGGGAGACCCTGGCCGTCGTGGAGTACCTGGTCAACCACCTCCACGGCGTCAGGGTCCTGCTGGTCGCCACCCTGCGCTCCGAGCCCGGGGCGGCCGCCGACCTGGTGGGCCGGGTCACCCGCCGCCGAGCCGGGACCGTGCTCGAACTCGATCCGCTGGGGTCCGCCGAAGTCGCCGACATCGCGGCGCGCTGCCTGGCCGCGGCCGGGCCCGGCGGCGTCCCCGCCGCGGTGGCCGAGTACGTCGAACGCTACGGCGCGGGCAACCCGTACCTGGTCGAGGAGCTACTGAGCGACTTGCTCGACGCCGGTCTGCTGCGGGCTACCTCGCAGGGCTGGCGGACGGCGGGCAAGCCCCAGGTCACCGTGCCCCGGAGCATCGTCGAGGCACACGCGCGGCGGCTGGACCGGCTCGACTCCGGCTCCCGGGACCTGCTGCGGACCGCGGCGCTGCTGGGCCACCGGTTCAGCCTGCCGGCCCTGCAGACCGTTACCGGCCTGGCCGATCCGGACCTGTTCGGGCGGGTGCACGTCGCGATCGACGCCGGGTTCGTGCTGCCGGACTCCGCGGCTCCGGACTGGTACTCCTTCCGGCACGCGCTGACCGCCGAGGCGGTCCGGGCCACCCTGCTGCCCGGCGAGCAGGCGGCACTGGCCCGGCGGGCGGTGGGCGCGCTGGAGGCGGCCGACCCGGCGCTCCCCGACGAGCGCTGCCACCTGGCCGCGGCCCTGAGCCGGATCGCCGGCAACCCGCGCGCCGCCGCCCGGTACTACGCCGAGGCCGGCCGCCGGGCCCTGGCCGACGGCGCCACCGAGACCGCCGTGGCGCTGCTGGAGCACGCCCACGACAACGTGCCGCCGGCCGAGCGCGCGGCCGTGGACGCCGCGCTGATCGAGGCCCTGATCGAGGCCGATCACCTCGACAGGGCCCTGACACTCATGGACACCGCGGAGTACTCGGCCGGGATCGCGACCGGCCGCCGGATCGCGTTGCACAGCCAGATCGCGTGGATCTCGGCGATGGCCGGGCGGCGGCCTGAGGCGGCGGCACAGCTGGCGACGGCTCGCAGGCTGTGGGCCGGCAGCGGGGATGCCGACGGCGAGGGCGACGGCAACGGCGACAGCGACGGCGACAGTGGCAGTGAACTGACACCGCCGCCGGAGCTGCTGCTCGCTGAGGCGTACTGCGTGTTCCTCCAAGGCGACGGCGACGCCGCCCAGCGCCGCACCGAGGCGGAACGATTCGCCCGGCTGGCCGCCGCCGAGGCCGAGCGCCGGTCCAGTCCGGTGATGGTGTGCCTGGCCTCGCAGCTGTCGGCGCTGCTGGCGCGGGAGCAGGGGTTCGACGTCGCCAACCGGATCCTGGAGCGGATCCTGGCCGTGGCCGAGGCGAACGACCTGCCGCTGTGGCGGGCTGAGGCCATGGTCTGCATCGCCGGCAACGATTTCATGAGCACCGGGTCCGGGCATCTGCTGGAGCAGGCTCGCGACATCTCGTTCCAGACCGGCAGCGTCTCTCGCGGCTTGGTGATGGAGAACGGCTTGGCGCTGCACGCCGTCCTCGCCGCCGACCACGAACGGGCCGGAGAGATCCTGGCGCGGTGCCGGGCCGGCACCATTCAGGTCCGGGGGTTGGGGGACGAGCGGTACCCGGTCCTGGTGGCGGCCATGTCAGCGGCTCACCGCGGCCTGCGCGCCGCCATGGATCGGGAACTGGCGGTGTTCGCAGAGCACGACGACCCCTCGCCGCTGGTGCCGCTGAAACTGGGGCTGTGCCGGGCGTTCTGCGCGCTGCTGGAGGAGGACCGCAGTCTGGCGCTGGCCGAATTGGACGCCTTGGACACCTGGCTGGACGCCAATCCGAGCCCGTTCTATCTGGCCGGCCGGCATGGATTACGGCCGCTGCTGATGACGCTGGAAGGACGCTGGACCCGAGACCGTTACGAGCAAGCCGCCTCCGGGCCGGGCGCGCGGCTGCGCTGGAACGCGCAGTTCCTGCATCTGGCTGACGCGGTGTTGCTGGGTCGGGAGGGGCGCGCCGAGGCTGCCGCTGCGGCGGTCGATACCGCCGTGGCCGCCGCGGCTCCGTTTCCGATGGCCAGGGCTCTTGGTCTGCGGCTGGTCGGTGAGGCTGCGGTGGCTGACGGGTGGGGCGAACCCGATCGGTGGTTGCGCACCGCCGAGGAGTACTTCCACGCACGGGACGTGCATCCGGTTGCCGGCCGGTGTCGGGCTCTGCTTCGGCAAGCGGGAGTGCGGGTGGCGCAGCGGCGCGACAGCTCGGAGCAGATTCCGGCGGTTCTGCGGGAGCGCGGCGTGACAGTACGCGAATATCAGGTCTTTGCTTTGCTGCCCGGGCGCCCGACGAACAAGGACATCGCGCGGTGGCTGGTCATCTCCCCGCGGACCGTCGAGAAGCATGTCGCCAGCCTGATCATCAAGGCTGGGCAGGCGGATCGGACCAATCTGTGCGCTTACGCGGCGGAGCTGGCACGAGGTGGCGCTCGCCAGGGCTGA